Proteins encoded together in one Nostoc sp. PCC 7524 window:
- a CDS encoding DNA adenine methylase, whose translation MVSQVPNKTCPRPFLKWAGGKSRLIPQYIRYLPKGYQTYYEPFLGGGALFFHLQPIKARLTDINAELITTYRCVRDHVEELICLLQEHKTQHNRDYYYYIRANPSNNDLEQAARFIYLNKTCYNGLYRVNSQGKFNVPLGRYKNPNICPEGLLRAASVALATSEIKQADFTDILNYATSSDDFVFCDPPYHPISNTSYFTGYSQNSFSEKDQERLRNTCAELASRGVKVVVCNSDSEFIIKLYKQINFNIYSIEAARSINSNTQKRGMIKELLITSY comes from the coding sequence ATGGTAAGTCAAGTCCCTAACAAAACTTGCCCCCGTCCCTTTTTAAAGTGGGCTGGGGGTAAAAGTAGATTAATTCCTCAATATATTCGTTATTTACCCAAAGGTTATCAGACTTACTATGAGCCATTCCTCGGTGGTGGCGCTTTGTTTTTTCATTTGCAACCCATCAAGGCTAGATTAACTGATATCAATGCTGAATTAATTACAACTTATCGCTGTGTTCGGGATCATGTTGAGGAATTAATTTGTCTTTTACAAGAGCATAAAACTCAACATAATAGAGATTACTATTACTACATCAGGGCTAATCCTAGTAATAATGATTTAGAACAAGCGGCTAGATTTATTTATTTAAATAAGACTTGTTACAATGGGCTATATCGAGTAAATTCTCAAGGGAAATTTAACGTACCTTTAGGCAGATATAAAAACCCTAATATTTGTCCAGAAGGTTTACTGCGAGCCGCTTCTGTAGCACTGGCAACATCAGAGATTAAACAAGCAGATTTTACAGATATCCTCAATTATGCCACTAGCAGTGATGATTTTGTTTTTTGTGATCCGCCTTATCATCCCATAAGTAATACCAGTTATTTTACTGGTTACAGCCAAAATTCTTTTAGTGAGAAAGACCAAGAACGCTTGCGGAATACTTGCGCCGAATTAGCTAGCCGTGGTGTCAAAGTAGTGGTATGTAATTCTGATTCTGAATTTATTATAAAATTATATAAACAAATTAATTTTAATATTTATTCAATAGAAGCCGCACGTTCAATTAATTCTAATACTCAAAAAAGAGGGATGATTAAAGAATTATTAATTACGTCATATTAA
- a CDS encoding PD-(D/E)XK nuclease superfamily protein yields MKTPGARANQSGKILESNVDAVLTAYEYFQVGDHVTAEYLLNASLLKKRYAKQVYIGNGIYETSLKVDFYVVGLPVSSAGLIIECKWQESGGSVDEKFPYLNLNIQEYYPAPTIVVIGGEGMREGAIKWLKQQVNCNHNLLAVHTLDRFIAWANKNF; encoded by the coding sequence ATGAAGACTCCAGGCGCACGAGCAAATCAGTCAGGCAAGATTTTAGAAAGTAATGTTGATGCGGTATTAACTGCTTATGAATATTTTCAAGTCGGTGATCATGTCACCGCAGAATATTTACTCAATGCTAGCTTATTAAAAAAACGCTACGCCAAACAAGTTTATATTGGTAATGGCATTTATGAAACATCTCTAAAAGTTGACTTCTATGTGGTAGGTTTGCCTGTCAGTTCTGCGGGATTAATTATTGAATGTAAATGGCAAGAAAGTGGTGGTTCTGTGGATGAAAAGTTTCCTTATTTAAACTTGAATATTCAAGAATACTATCCAGCCCCAACGATTGTTGTGATTGGAGGTGAAGGCATGAGAGAAGGCGCAATTAAATGGTTAAAACAACAAGTTAATTGTAATCATAACTTATTAGCGGTGCATACTCTAGATAGATTTATTGCCTGGGCTAATAAAAATTTTTAG
- a CDS encoding HetZ-related protein, with translation MKLNLANLPTSTSAFVSEVVTEALPATETLIQLLCQEMQAQVKASSRCIQAVAQRIAKEVQRICDKSSRIQTSGQIQSWQLTLSRHRLQKCLHYYQLGSRRGRVELHSSLGAMVYRHVTIPGSELGFDGRYSLIEDFLQAFYIEAIKAFRRENELPEDYTPRTQLQLAEYMAFTEQYAKRRINLPGGNSQQLIILRAQGFARRQPQETAVDIEMAVESAKGEEAESYQRNSAVQQIRSQMIAQANFDPSEESERDRIIAELVKYLESQGQSDCVDYLTLKLQDLSAPEIDQILGLTSRQRDYLQQRFKYHVQKFAKQHHWQLVHQWLGAGLEQKLGLSAQQWETFISTLSSQQQQLLELKTARHSDQAIAKALKCTPKQLQKRWTQLLDMAWAMRNGNTEVQTD, from the coding sequence ATGAAGCTAAACCTTGCAAATCTACCAACCTCCACATCTGCTTTTGTCAGTGAAGTAGTTACCGAAGCATTACCAGCTACAGAGACTCTGATACAACTGCTGTGTCAGGAAATGCAAGCTCAAGTCAAAGCATCTTCTCGGTGTATACAAGCTGTAGCTCAACGTATTGCTAAAGAAGTGCAACGTATTTGTGATAAAAGTTCGCGTATTCAAACATCTGGCCAAATTCAATCTTGGCAATTAACTTTGTCGCGCCATCGGCTGCAAAAATGCCTACATTATTACCAACTGGGTTCTAGGCGCGGACGGGTGGAATTACATAGTAGCTTGGGGGCGATGGTTTACCGTCATGTCACTATCCCTGGTTCTGAATTGGGATTTGATGGCCGTTATAGTTTGATTGAAGATTTTTTACAAGCGTTTTATATTGAAGCTATTAAAGCCTTTCGCCGAGAAAATGAACTGCCGGAAGATTACACCCCGCGCACTCAGTTGCAATTAGCTGAGTACATGGCGTTTACAGAGCAGTATGCCAAACGCCGCATTAATTTACCCGGTGGGAACAGCCAACAATTAATCATTTTACGCGCTCAAGGTTTTGCCCGTCGTCAGCCCCAAGAAACAGCTGTAGATATTGAAATGGCTGTAGAATCTGCCAAAGGAGAGGAGGCGGAATCTTACCAACGGAACTCGGCGGTACAACAAATTAGATCACAGATGATTGCTCAAGCGAATTTTGATCCATCGGAAGAATCAGAACGCGATCGCATCATCGCCGAATTAGTCAAATACTTGGAATCCCAAGGACAATCTGACTGTGTAGATTACCTCACCCTGAAGCTACAAGATTTGTCCGCGCCAGAAATTGACCAAATTCTCGGTCTTACCAGCCGTCAGCGCGATTATCTCCAACAGCGTTTTAAATATCATGTGCAGAAGTTTGCCAAACAACATCATTGGCAATTAGTGCATCAATGGTTAGGTGCTGGTTTGGAGCAAAAATTGGGCTTGTCTGCCCAGCAGTGGGAAACTTTTATCAGTACCCTATCATCCCAACAACAGCAATTATTAGAATTGAAAACTGCCAGACACAGTGATCAAGCGATCGCCAAAGCCCTCAAATGCACCCCCAAGCAACTACAAAAGCGTTGGACTCAATTGCTAGATATGGCTTGGGCAATGCGTAATGGTAATACTGAAGTTCAAACAGATTAA